A stretch of the Bacillus licheniformis DSM 13 = ATCC 14580 genome encodes the following:
- a CDS encoding sugar phosphate nucleotidyltransferase produces the protein MNNQMLGIIDAAVNQHSLQDLTAGRSIGAVPFAGRYRLIDFALSGMVHAGIRSVAVFSKSPYRSLMDHLGSGKEWDLNRKREGLFFLPSSLPHDEHVGLGSFRQFAEHLDYFQRSTQQYAVVANSYTVGHIPFQEVLKQHLESGCDLTEICHEGKPLGMYVTKKSLLWEMVEGHCPEGAQSFEEVCRKERGSLSVNSYEHSGYTAVIDSPESYLFHSLNLIQPVFWEQVFHMGQPVYTKIKNDPPVKYAKNSRVKQSIIANGCVIEGEVENSVLFRGVHVGKGTTIKNSVVMQKTRIGENCRLEHVICDKDVKIGHHIEMSGTMSLPFILKKGAIQGALMNS, from the coding sequence ATGAATAATCAAATGTTGGGAATTATTGATGCAGCTGTAAACCAGCACTCTCTTCAGGACTTAACGGCCGGCCGCTCGATCGGAGCCGTTCCGTTTGCAGGAAGGTACCGGCTGATCGATTTTGCGTTGTCAGGCATGGTTCATGCAGGCATTCGGAGTGTCGCTGTATTCTCCAAGTCCCCGTACCGCTCCTTGATGGACCATTTAGGATCGGGAAAAGAGTGGGATTTAAACAGGAAAAGGGAGGGCCTTTTCTTTCTTCCATCTTCACTTCCCCATGATGAGCATGTTGGGCTTGGATCGTTTCGGCAATTTGCGGAGCATCTCGATTATTTTCAAAGAAGCACTCAACAATATGCTGTTGTGGCAAATAGCTATACGGTCGGTCACATTCCTTTTCAAGAAGTGCTCAAACAACACCTTGAATCCGGGTGTGATCTGACTGAAATTTGTCACGAAGGAAAGCCTTTAGGAATGTATGTCACTAAGAAGAGTCTGTTGTGGGAGATGGTTGAAGGGCATTGCCCTGAAGGAGCCCAATCTTTTGAAGAAGTCTGCCGGAAAGAGCGCGGCTCTCTATCCGTCAACAGCTATGAGCACTCGGGATATACCGCCGTGATCGATTCCCCCGAAAGCTACCTTTTTCATAGTTTGAACCTTATTCAGCCTGTGTTTTGGGAGCAAGTCTTTCATATGGGCCAGCCTGTCTACACAAAAATAAAAAACGATCCTCCTGTAAAATACGCTAAAAACAGCAGGGTAAAGCAATCGATTATCGCTAATGGGTGCGTAATCGAAGGTGAGGTTGAGAATTCGGTCTTGTTCAGAGGGGTTCACGTAGGAAAAGGAACAACCATCAAAAACAGCGTTGTCATGCAAAAAACAAGGATCGGAGAAAACTGCCGGCTTGAGCACGTCATCTGCGACAAGGACGTCAAAATCGGCCATCATATCGAAATGTCCGGCACCATGAGCCTCCCTTTCATATTAAAAAAAGGAGCCATACAAGGAGCGCTGATGAACTCTTGA
- a CDS encoding glucose-1-phosphate adenylyltransferase yields the protein MKEQCVAMLLAGGKGSRLNALTKNLAKPAVPFGGKYRIIDFALSNCANSGIHHVGVLTQYQPLLLNSYIGIGEPWDLDRNDGGVSILSPYAEASEVKWYKGTASAIYENRHFLKELQPEHVLILSGDHIYKMDYGKMLEYHAEKQADATIAVIEVSWAEAGRFGILHTNDKMEITSFEEKPKYPKSNLASMGVYVFKWSVLEDALERDEKNSASSHDFGKDVIPALLEENKRLNAYPFKGYWKDVGTVRSLWEANMDLLGDHPPLDLFERNWRIYSVSPNLPPQFVADLAEIKESLVSEGCTVYGSVTRSVIFQRVAIGRHSAIKRSVVMHDVSIGEYVEIENAIVSAGIRIPDGFCAKPEDGEVLLITEEYVKKHKVV from the coding sequence ATGAAAGAACAATGTGTGGCTATGCTTTTGGCAGGCGGCAAGGGAAGCAGGCTGAATGCCTTAACCAAAAACCTCGCAAAACCCGCCGTTCCATTTGGCGGCAAGTACAGAATCATCGATTTTGCCCTCAGCAACTGCGCCAACTCGGGAATTCATCATGTCGGTGTGCTGACTCAATACCAGCCTCTTTTATTAAACTCATATATCGGAATCGGCGAGCCATGGGATCTTGACCGCAATGACGGAGGGGTCTCCATTTTATCCCCTTATGCTGAAGCGTCGGAAGTGAAGTGGTACAAAGGGACGGCTAGCGCGATTTATGAAAACCGCCATTTTTTAAAGGAGCTTCAGCCTGAACATGTACTCATCCTATCAGGAGATCATATCTACAAAATGGACTACGGAAAAATGCTCGAATACCACGCGGAGAAACAAGCTGACGCCACCATCGCAGTCATTGAAGTCAGCTGGGCAGAAGCCGGCCGTTTCGGCATCCTTCATACGAATGACAAGATGGAGATTACAAGCTTCGAGGAAAAGCCGAAATATCCAAAGAGCAATTTGGCATCAATGGGTGTCTACGTTTTTAAATGGAGCGTGCTTGAAGATGCGTTGGAACGCGATGAAAAAAATTCCGCGTCAAGCCACGATTTCGGAAAAGATGTCATTCCGGCTCTTCTCGAAGAAAATAAGAGGCTGAACGCTTATCCGTTTAAAGGATACTGGAAGGATGTCGGTACGGTCAGAAGTTTATGGGAAGCCAATATGGATCTGCTTGGAGATCATCCTCCGCTTGACCTGTTCGAACGGAACTGGCGGATTTATTCAGTCTCCCCGAATCTCCCGCCGCAGTTTGTTGCCGATCTGGCGGAAATCAAAGAATCGCTCGTCAGCGAAGGATGCACCGTGTATGGGTCGGTCACCCGTTCGGTTATATTTCAGCGCGTTGCCATCGGCAGACATTCCGCCATCAAACGTTCAGTCGTGATGCATGACGTTTCAATTGGAGAGTATGTTGAGATCGAAAATGCCATTGTATCGGCAGGAATTCGAATTCCGGACGGTTTTTGCGCGAAGCCGGAAGATGGCGAAGTCCTGCTGATCACAGAGGAGTATGTCAAAAAACATAAGGTTGTTTAA
- the glgB gene encoding 1,4-alpha-glucan branching enzyme, which translates to MAGVSASDIKAHLFHEGRLYESYRFFGAHQTEQDGRQGFRFCVWAPHAKEVRIAGTFNGWSGVLHRMEKRHQEGIWELFIPGIGEGELYKYEMITAANETKLKADPYAFFSEVRPKTASVTYQLAGYQWGDRKWQKKKQQKAVYEKPISIYELHIGSWKKKADGRFFTYRELSETVIPYVKEHGFTHIELMPLTEHPFDRSWGYQTTGYYSPTSRYGEPHDLMYFIDQCHQHEIGVIMDWVSGHFCKDDHGLYLFDGMPLYEYKHEHDRENWEWGTANFDLGKREVHSFLISNALYWIEMYHIDGFRVDAVANLLYWPNRPQPEANGFAIEFIQTLNEQVFAKDPHFLMIAEDSTDWPLVTHPTYEGGLGFNYKWNMGWMNDVLTYMEASPEQRKHLHHLVSFSLMYAYSENYILPFSHDEVVYRKKSLLHKMPGDYWQKFAQYRLLISYFMMHPGKKLLFMGGEFAQFDEWKDEEELDWFLDDFDMHRKARMFTKEALHLYKKSRILYENDHRQQGFEWIDVNNAEQSIVSFIRYGKQPGEALIIVCNFTPSVYHEYRVGVPFQTEYIEVLNSDDAKYGGSHQINPKRLQARKGVLHGKPYSISMTVPPLGAAVFRAVKKRGAKKG; encoded by the coding sequence ATGGCTGGTGTGAGTGCCTCGGATATTAAAGCGCATCTCTTTCATGAAGGTCGGCTTTATGAAAGCTACAGGTTCTTCGGCGCTCATCAGACGGAACAGGACGGCCGCCAAGGCTTCCGTTTCTGTGTTTGGGCCCCGCATGCGAAGGAGGTTCGAATCGCCGGAACGTTTAACGGCTGGTCCGGTGTCCTGCACCGAATGGAAAAGCGTCATCAGGAAGGCATATGGGAACTGTTTATCCCCGGTATTGGAGAAGGGGAGCTGTATAAATATGAAATGATTACAGCCGCAAATGAAACGAAATTGAAGGCTGATCCTTATGCTTTTTTTTCTGAAGTGAGGCCGAAAACGGCATCGGTCACTTATCAATTGGCCGGATACCAATGGGGCGACCGGAAGTGGCAAAAGAAAAAGCAGCAAAAAGCCGTGTATGAAAAACCGATTTCCATCTACGAGCTTCATATCGGTTCGTGGAAAAAGAAAGCGGATGGACGTTTTTTCACATACCGGGAACTGAGCGAAACGGTCATTCCTTACGTCAAAGAACACGGATTCACACATATCGAGCTGATGCCGCTGACAGAGCACCCGTTTGACCGTTCATGGGGCTACCAGACAACAGGGTACTACAGTCCGACGAGCAGATATGGCGAACCGCATGACTTGATGTATTTCATCGACCAGTGCCATCAGCATGAGATCGGCGTCATTATGGATTGGGTTTCCGGCCATTTTTGCAAAGATGACCACGGCTTGTATTTGTTTGACGGTATGCCTCTGTATGAATATAAACACGAGCATGACAGGGAAAATTGGGAATGGGGGACCGCCAATTTTGACCTCGGAAAACGAGAAGTTCACAGTTTTTTAATCTCGAATGCGTTGTATTGGATCGAGATGTATCATATAGATGGATTTCGAGTCGATGCGGTTGCGAACCTCCTGTATTGGCCAAACCGTCCTCAGCCTGAAGCGAACGGCTTTGCGATCGAATTTATTCAAACGTTAAATGAACAGGTTTTTGCAAAAGATCCCCACTTTTTGATGATTGCAGAGGACTCCACAGACTGGCCGCTTGTGACGCATCCGACCTATGAAGGCGGTCTCGGGTTTAATTATAAGTGGAATATGGGTTGGATGAACGATGTATTAACCTATATGGAAGCTTCCCCAGAACAAAGAAAACACCTGCATCATCTTGTTTCATTCTCCTTAATGTATGCCTACTCAGAAAATTACATCCTGCCGTTCTCCCACGATGAAGTGGTGTACCGCAAAAAGTCTCTGCTTCATAAGATGCCCGGCGATTATTGGCAGAAATTCGCCCAGTACCGCCTGCTGATCAGTTATTTTATGATGCACCCGGGAAAAAAGCTTCTTTTTATGGGCGGTGAGTTTGCTCAATTTGATGAATGGAAAGACGAAGAAGAGCTCGATTGGTTTTTGGACGATTTTGACATGCACCGCAAAGCCCGAATGTTTACAAAGGAGGCTCTACACCTCTACAAAAAAAGCCGTATCCTGTATGAAAATGATCATCGGCAGCAAGGATTCGAGTGGATTGACGTTAACAATGCGGAACAGTCGATTGTATCGTTTATCCGCTATGGAAAACAGCCCGGTGAAGCGCTGATTATCGTCTGCAATTTCACGCCTTCCGTCTATCACGAATATCGGGTCGGCGTCCCTTTTCAAACCGAATATATCGAAGTGCTTAACAGCGATGATGCAAAATACGGAGGTTCACACCAAATCAACCCAAAACGCCTTCAGGCAAGAAAAGGCGTTCTGCACGGCAAACCATACAGCATCAGCATGACAGTCCCTCCGCTGGGAGCTGCGGTTTTCAGAGCAGTCAAAAAGAGAGGAGCGAAAAAGGGATGA
- a CDS encoding GntR family transcriptional regulator has translation MSELTKYSMVKNEIKSWIYEGKVKPGEKIHSENELMKIFDVSRHTIRQAIGDLVHEGLLYREQGSGTYCSHRLQLSEKGRERNKMIGVITTYLSDYIFPSIIRGIESSLSSAGYTLVVASTNNDIEKEKQCLVNMLDKKIDGLIVEPTKTGSFNPNLNYYLTLEQHHIPYLMINQLYQELNPPHFILDDEHGGFIATEHLIKLGHEKVFGFFKQDDMQGVNRMKGFIRAFRENGLSFYPEMVVTYTTENKKEKTIAEARKRLSSADRPTAIFCYNDEIALIVLDVVREFGLKVPDDISIVGYDDSHLSEASEVKLTSVTHPKMQMGIEAAKWMIAKVEGRNTDKLEHSTVYKPELVVRHSTAKPKR, from the coding sequence ATGAGTGAACTCACAAAATACAGCATGGTGAAAAATGAAATTAAATCGTGGATATATGAAGGCAAAGTGAAGCCGGGCGAAAAAATCCATTCGGAAAACGAATTGATGAAAATATTTGATGTGAGCAGGCATACGATCCGGCAAGCAATTGGCGACCTTGTTCATGAAGGGCTTTTATACAGAGAGCAAGGCTCAGGGACGTATTGCTCTCACCGCCTGCAGCTTTCTGAAAAAGGAAGGGAAAGAAATAAGATGATTGGGGTCATTACGACTTACCTTTCGGATTACATTTTTCCTTCTATTATAAGAGGAATCGAATCTTCATTGTCGAGTGCAGGTTACACCTTGGTCGTCGCGAGCACGAATAATGACATTGAAAAAGAAAAACAATGTCTTGTAAATATGCTTGACAAAAAAATTGATGGGTTGATTGTGGAGCCGACGAAAACCGGCAGCTTTAATCCGAATTTAAATTACTATCTGACCCTTGAACAGCACCATATACCATATTTGATGATCAACCAATTATATCAGGAGTTAAACCCGCCTCATTTCATTTTGGATGATGAGCACGGCGGTTTTATCGCCACGGAGCATTTGATTAAGCTAGGCCATGAAAAAGTGTTCGGTTTTTTTAAACAGGACGATATGCAGGGCGTCAACCGGATGAAAGGATTTATCCGGGCTTTCAGGGAAAACGGCTTGTCGTTTTATCCGGAGATGGTCGTGACTTACACAACAGAGAACAAAAAAGAAAAAACGATTGCTGAGGCAAGGAAGCGGCTTTCCTCAGCAGACCGCCCGACTGCCATATTCTGCTATAATGATGAGATAGCACTTATAGTGTTGGATGTCGTAAGGGAATTCGGTTTGAAAGTACCGGACGACATATCAATTGTCGGATATGACGACTCACACTTGAGCGAGGCGTCTGAAGTGAAGCTGACATCAGTCACCCATCCGAAAATGCAGATGGGGATTGAGGCGGCAAAATGGATGATTGCCAAAGTTGAGGGACGGAACACGGATAAGCTTGAGCATTCTACCGTCTATAAACCTGAACTTGTTGTCAGACATTCGACCGCCAAGCCGAAAAGGTAG
- the thiT gene encoding energy-coupled thiamine transporter ThiT: MNQSKQLVQLIEIAIMTGIALILDMVSGMFLKMPQGGSIAVMMIPIFLISFRWGLKAGLATGFLAGLLQFVTGGFYVVHPLQLLLDYFIAPTAAGIGGFFAGSIRNASFEKQKGKIISYVMLAVLLGSGLKFLAHVISGAVFFGNYAPKGTPVWIYSLVYNGTYMLPSFIVCTIVLCILLLTAPRLLENRTNMR, encoded by the coding sequence ATGAATCAATCTAAACAACTTGTACAGCTGATTGAAATTGCGATTATGACAGGAATAGCACTTATACTTGATATGGTGTCCGGAATGTTTTTAAAAATGCCTCAAGGCGGTTCAATCGCCGTCATGATGATTCCGATCTTCCTGATCTCCTTTAGATGGGGGCTCAAGGCAGGGCTGGCGACCGGGTTTTTAGCCGGATTGCTTCAATTTGTCACTGGAGGATTTTACGTTGTTCATCCTCTGCAGCTTCTTCTTGATTACTTTATCGCGCCTACGGCCGCGGGAATCGGCGGCTTTTTTGCCGGATCGATCCGAAATGCTTCATTTGAGAAACAAAAAGGAAAGATCATTTCCTATGTTATGCTGGCCGTCCTTCTTGGAAGCGGACTGAAATTTCTCGCACATGTCATCAGCGGCGCTGTCTTTTTTGGAAACTATGCGCCTAAAGGCACTCCGGTATGGATTTATTCATTGGTATATAATGGAACGTATATGCTTCCGTCTTTCATTGTCTGCACAATCGTCCTTTGTATACTGCTGCTAACCGCACCAAGACTTCTAGAAAACAGAACAAACATGAGATAA
- a CDS encoding class D sortase — protein sequence MVACGAYFTTTNVFKLMHGYALFSFQQMKEEEKPEKPPIQTTKKEKTAIDQTFETGEKIGDLVIPKINARLPIYHGTDEDELQKGVGHFAGSVLPGEDDNSVLSGHRDTVFRKLGRVGKGDQLIVEASYGTFTYKVKKVRIVDADDRTVIVPKPRATLTVSTCYPFDFIGSAPERYILVADLIKT from the coding sequence ATGGTTGCGTGCGGCGCTTATTTTACAACAACGAATGTGTTCAAGCTGATGCACGGCTACGCTCTATTTTCATTTCAGCAGATGAAAGAAGAGGAAAAGCCTGAAAAACCTCCGATTCAGACGACGAAAAAAGAAAAGACGGCAATTGATCAAACATTTGAAACCGGGGAGAAAATCGGTGATCTTGTTATTCCGAAAATCAATGCAAGGCTTCCGATATATCACGGAACAGATGAAGACGAGCTGCAAAAAGGCGTGGGCCATTTCGCAGGATCCGTTCTGCCTGGAGAAGATGACAACTCGGTTTTATCAGGCCACCGGGATACGGTTTTCCGAAAACTCGGCCGAGTGGGGAAAGGCGATCAGTTAATTGTTGAAGCTTCCTACGGAACTTTTACATACAAAGTGAAAAAGGTCCGAATCGTGGATGCGGATGACCGGACGGTGATAGTTCCAAAGCCGAGAGCGACATTGACGGTTTCCACCTGCTATCCTTTTGACTTTATCGGTTCAGCACCGGAGCGGTATATATTGGTCGCAGATTTGATTAAAACATAA
- a CDS encoding processed acidic surface protein, with amino-acid sequence MKKRLMSLLVCILVLVPAAGAFAAPKQAELKDYLEEIGMTEKELEAYLQDTYDESLKGFDSVEELKDFLGQRLTKKLLASYLKEYGLSEKEAADLFVENGYMESGQNILDVFMFEYELDDALYTVTYEEDDFQIGNMFQELGVDDQEWERLVNHLRKVRDNNPNLENDLMALGERLEAVADFESVSELSAQDIAEMLSILNDLQKTLEVKTKYYLVKDGKKKEVSLTTLVSAEDLKGASLLVEVYDLQGNFILDVLLTPEMIGSDLIHDTGSKVKQTQTAVKHDAKKSHVKKTVKGAKLPKTAGHYAEWSIFGAVLMFGGLFMVRRLRKAA; translated from the coding sequence ATGAAAAAAAGGCTGATGTCACTATTGGTCTGCATCCTGGTTTTAGTGCCGGCAGCAGGAGCTTTTGCCGCGCCGAAACAGGCCGAGCTTAAAGATTATCTTGAAGAAATAGGAATGACAGAAAAAGAATTGGAAGCCTATTTGCAGGATACATATGATGAGAGTTTAAAAGGTTTTGACTCGGTGGAAGAGTTGAAAGACTTTTTAGGGCAAAGACTGACTAAAAAGCTTTTGGCATCCTATTTGAAAGAATACGGATTGAGCGAAAAAGAAGCGGCTGACCTATTTGTTGAAAATGGCTATATGGAAAGCGGCCAAAACATTCTCGACGTGTTTATGTTTGAATACGAATTGGACGATGCGCTCTACACCGTGACATATGAAGAAGACGATTTTCAGATCGGAAACATGTTTCAAGAATTGGGTGTGGATGATCAGGAGTGGGAAAGACTCGTGAATCACCTCCGAAAAGTGCGCGATAACAATCCGAACCTTGAAAATGACTTGATGGCTCTTGGAGAACGTCTTGAAGCGGTAGCCGATTTCGAGTCTGTATCAGAGCTGTCAGCTCAGGATATCGCTGAAATGCTGTCCATTTTAAACGATCTTCAGAAGACGCTCGAAGTGAAAACGAAATATTATCTTGTTAAAGACGGAAAGAAAAAAGAAGTGTCTTTGACGACGCTTGTCAGTGCTGAAGATCTGAAGGGAGCAAGCCTCCTAGTGGAAGTATACGATCTGCAGGGCAATTTCATTTTGGATGTATTGCTGACGCCTGAAATGATCGGATCTGATTTAATTCATGACACAGGGTCGAAAGTGAAGCAAACCCAAACGGCTGTTAAACACGACGCAAAGAAATCTCATGTGAAAAAGACGGTTAAAGGTGCAAAGCTTCCGAAAACGGCCGGGCATTACGCAGAATGGTCGATCTTTGGCGCCGTTCTGATGTTTGGCGGATTGTTTATGGTCAGAAGGCTTCGAAAAGCGGCTTAA
- a CDS encoding tetratricopeptide repeat protein — protein sequence MAKAVASQEVANMLNDWYILMKKRDISGSIEMKDDIDKAIEKMEEDHDVLLYYQMLDFRLRLLLEDISQSSTEKLEAISFKDKDPKSTDDKLNYYFYLFKGIYEDYKQNHTEALNFFRIAEKRLSVIQNEIEKAEFHYKIGVLYYNLKATWLSIHHINIASGIFQGYDGYAKRVINCKMLIGLNYIDQFKFAESEVLLKEAIEKTEKIGDQYLLPYTYYNMGFLKSKEDKHEEALKYYNKAFAIKDFETKAKYAYLLCVYENTRSLFKTNDPDQAFKWIDTGFKKAQEVNSEIFELKFKTLYTLHSDCQNKLEVIKDFIHQLEDKKAWVDLEELLMDVANYYRENKLYEEAIYFYIKTDKASKLAGRGGE from the coding sequence ATGGCCAAAGCCGTGGCTTCTCAAGAAGTCGCCAATATGCTGAACGACTGGTACATACTGATGAAAAAACGAGACATTTCAGGTTCAATCGAAATGAAAGATGACATAGATAAAGCAATTGAAAAGATGGAAGAAGATCATGACGTTCTTCTCTATTATCAAATGCTGGATTTTCGCTTAAGGCTTCTTCTTGAAGATATCTCCCAATCTTCCACAGAAAAATTGGAAGCCATCAGTTTTAAGGACAAAGATCCAAAAAGTACGGACGATAAGCTGAATTATTATTTTTATCTGTTCAAAGGGATTTATGAAGACTACAAGCAAAACCATACAGAAGCGCTTAATTTTTTCAGAATAGCGGAAAAAAGGCTGAGCGTCATTCAAAATGAAATTGAAAAAGCCGAATTTCATTATAAAATCGGTGTTTTGTATTACAACTTAAAAGCGACATGGCTGTCGATTCACCACATCAACATTGCCTCAGGCATCTTCCAAGGGTATGACGGGTATGCCAAGCGGGTCATCAACTGCAAAATGCTGATCGGGCTCAATTATATTGACCAATTTAAGTTTGCCGAAAGTGAAGTATTGTTAAAGGAAGCAATTGAAAAAACCGAAAAAATCGGCGACCAATATCTTTTGCCTTATACCTACTATAATATGGGCTTTTTGAAGAGTAAGGAAGATAAACACGAAGAAGCGCTGAAGTATTATAATAAAGCTTTTGCAATCAAAGACTTTGAAACGAAAGCCAAGTATGCTTACCTTCTATGTGTATATGAAAACACAAGGTCTCTTTTCAAAACCAACGATCCCGACCAAGCTTTTAAATGGATCGACACAGGCTTTAAAAAAGCTCAAGAAGTGAATAGCGAAATTTTCGAATTAAAATTCAAAACTTTATATACATTACATTCCGATTGTCAGAATAAACTGGAAGTAATCAAGGACTTTATTCACCAATTAGAAGATAAAAAAGCATGGGTTGATCTGGAGGAATTGCTGATGGACGTAGCGAATTACTATAGGGAAAATAAGTTATACGAAGAAGCCATATATTTCTACATTAAAACAGACAAGGCAAGTAAACTTGCCGGAAGAGGAGGAGAATAG
- the pcp gene encoding pyroglutamyl-peptidase I, with the protein MGKKVLLTGFDPFGGETVNPSWEAVKRLNGEEAEGVSIAAEQIPTVFHHSAAVLKKAIEKHKPDVVICAGQAGGRAHITPERIAINIDDARIPDNEDREPIDEPIAADGPAAYWSALPIKLIVKELRKNGIPASVSNSAGTFVCNHLFYQLMHRIDRTSANIRGGFIHIPFLPEQTIDKPEPSLSLETIVEGLRIAAVISALHEKDIRETGGSIS; encoded by the coding sequence ATGGGAAAGAAAGTACTGCTGACAGGATTTGACCCCTTTGGGGGAGAAACAGTCAATCCGTCCTGGGAAGCTGTAAAACGGCTGAACGGAGAGGAAGCAGAAGGCGTCTCTATCGCAGCGGAGCAGATTCCGACCGTTTTTCATCATTCAGCGGCCGTTTTGAAAAAAGCGATCGAAAAGCACAAACCCGATGTCGTCATTTGCGCAGGGCAAGCAGGCGGCAGGGCTCATATTACGCCGGAACGCATCGCAATCAACATCGATGATGCTCGCATTCCGGATAATGAAGACCGGGAACCGATCGATGAACCCATCGCGGCAGACGGGCCTGCTGCTTACTGGTCCGCGCTTCCGATCAAGCTCATTGTGAAAGAGTTGAGAAAAAACGGAATACCGGCCTCCGTCTCCAATTCAGCGGGAACTTTCGTATGCAACCATCTCTTTTACCAGTTAATGCACCGTATAGACCGCACCTCGGCAAACATCCGCGGAGGGTTCATCCACATTCCGTTTCTCCCCGAACAAACAATCGATAAACCCGAGCCGAGTCTCAGCCTTGAAACGATCGTCGAAGGACTTAGAATAGCTGCGGTCATCTCCGCCCTGCACGAAAAAGATATTCGCGAAACGGGCGGATCGATCAGCTGA
- a CDS encoding potassium channel family protein, with translation MQKSYAVFGLGQFGGSLVKAFHAKGAEVLGIDKSEEKVNEYSTYATYTICANAVDEKTLKQIGIRNIDHAFVSFGDDIEASILTSLLLIEMGVPKVWTKAQNDYHQKVLHKIGVHRIIHPEKDMAKRIASHITSEKMIDFVELSPNYSIVEIVATKKLDKRSLGDIDVRANFGCNIVGIKRDGHFIIAPSADDMIYENDILIVIGQNKDIETFEKKGD, from the coding sequence ATGCAGAAATCTTACGCCGTTTTCGGGCTCGGCCAGTTCGGCGGCAGCCTTGTGAAAGCCTTCCACGCAAAAGGGGCGGAAGTCTTAGGCATCGACAAATCAGAAGAAAAAGTAAACGAATATTCTACTTATGCAACCTACACCATTTGCGCCAACGCCGTTGATGAAAAGACCTTGAAACAAATCGGGATACGCAACATTGACCACGCATTTGTATCATTTGGCGATGACATTGAAGCAAGCATTCTGACCTCGCTTTTGCTGATTGAAATGGGCGTCCCCAAAGTATGGACGAAAGCACAAAATGACTATCACCAAAAAGTTCTCCATAAAATCGGCGTCCATCGTATCATTCATCCTGAAAAAGATATGGCCAAGCGGATAGCCAGCCATATCACGTCGGAAAAGATGATCGATTTTGTCGAGCTGTCGCCAAACTACAGCATCGTCGAAATTGTGGCCACTAAAAAGCTGGACAAAAGAAGCCTGGGGGATATCGACGTACGCGCCAACTTCGGCTGCAATATCGTCGGCATAAAAAGGGACGGGCATTTCATCATCGCACCGAGCGCTGATGACATGATATATGAAAACGATATTTTGATTGTGATCGGGCAAAATAAAGATATTGAGACCTTTGAAAAAAAGGGCGATTAA